In the Ptychodera flava strain L36383 chromosome 1, AS_Pfla_20210202, whole genome shotgun sequence genome, ACGATACAGagttccagtaatttatgcgaactttccgAGAAGGGGTCAGTGGTTTacgtgaatatttaatcaggtcggCTGCTCCGCTGCCGTGCACTCAACGAGAGTCGAGAGACCTTATGATAGCTTTTCCGCAACTCAGACACAGAAGACGATTATATCATGTACAGTTATTGCTCTCTGAGTGATAGAAACGGTagattttaccacttttttgataatattctatGGAAAAATGGAGCAATTTGCTAGCCAAGTTGATTGCGATTGAACGTACGTAGCGTTGGATGGCAGCATGGCCATCATTGCGTTACGCTGAACGCCCCAGAAGGTCCCCGTGGTTGAGGTTTTCTTTCAATGtgcatgatgaagaaatttgcaagattttAGTTAAACTGAAGTGTAGTTTGTTGATTTTCAAGCGACTTAAAATCGATAAGCTCGTGCAAACTGTTGATATCGTAGCCTTATCCAGACTGTAGCAAGAGAGCTATTACTGTCGAcctagtttgtttacaaatttatgtgTTGTTTCCTACGTCGCGTCGCGTCTGATATGTGTCTGTTGCATCTCCACAAGATGACTGGAAACCGTTTTTTGTGAGTTCGAAGGCAATGgaaaacactgtattttttaactgaaaGAAACCGGGCATGAAACTTTTATCTCACTACTTTGTGGTTTCTTTCTATCTAAAGACCGCTTTTGGTATGCTTGATGTCAAAATACGTGATCCATCTTTGAAAACAGATTGACTGTAACACAGTTTGACTACGAGACACGATTAAATCAAGGCAAGTTATCGAAAGCATATGTTGTACGTACGTGAATCAAACTAATGTCAGTTGGTCCAAACACCAAATttaatcaataaaaaaattagttaACTGTTTTTGTCTTCAGGGGGGGGGTTAGGGGTGGATTGCATGTGAAGTCTATGGCACTTCAACAAGATGAgaccttaaaatatttttgttttgattttattgtacAAAAGTTTTGTTTGGCTAAAGAAAGTTGTGTGTGGCTAACAAGATGTATGACCAATTCGCCACGCAAGGAATCTGTGGCTAACAACTTTGAAATCCTAGCGCTACCCTTGAAATTACCACATCTCCTTCATAATAATGTGGTTGCTACCGGTCTATTTACGAATAACTTCGCACAAGAGAATGGTGTTTTTCCGGTTGCTTCTGAAATGTGTTAACGAGTTTTGTGCCAGACTTTAAATGTCAAAGAACGTTGCATGCTATGAAACGTCCTGCTTGAATATTTCCTGCGGGGCAATATGTTATTGTATTTTCTTGAACAGGGCAAATTCTTTGTGTTTCTCAACAGAAAGACACTGTCAATTCTCGAGATCAACTGTATTCAGTCACAAGTACGATCATAAACACGATAAAATATATTAACTTTTCCACTAACCGTGCAAGGCAATATTTCACTTGGAACTATTTACAATGGCAATGGGTAGCCCAGCTGTGAGTACCGAACACTAAGAGCATGGGTACAGGGCCGAACATTTATTTCCCCGCCTTTAGGAAAATGTGATCTGAAAATTACTGTTCGATCGGCATTTTTCTTTGTTGTTCGTAAAAAAagcttttgaatgaaatcagtctAGGATGTTACAATCCAATATCATAACTGACGTGTTTGCATAAGTGTTGTGCGTTGTCGGAGTGATGATCTTCAAGAACGGTCTTTTCAAGCGTAACTGATAGGTGTGAATGCCACCAAAGGGGTCAATATGAGTAGGTCTAAATGCCGGGGGCGGTACGTATCGGCGGAAATTTAATGGTTTGGGAGTGACGCATTTAAAAAACCCATTATCGATTTTAGATCTAAGTCTCATTATTTTCAAGACCACATTATAGGCCTTCGAACTTTGTCATGCCTGGAAAATTAGCATGGCATCACTGGGCGAAAAAACAAATCCATCTCATAGTGACTAAACTGGCACAGGAAAACCCACCGCATATCCGCCATCCCTTATCTAGATCATACGGGTTGTTTGGATGTCCGTCGCCAGGGGTGGGATGGGGTTAGAAGTGTgttggtctcagcacaggtttcttcttgctaCTGTGTATTCACAATGATAACCTTTGGTCTTATGTTAGtactgattttgaaaaaaaacattttcttcttcACTGTCATGTATTTCTCCTTTGACAATCTCACGTGAAGTTTTATCATTGTTTTGGGTCTcttatctgatgcgtttgattgccttaAAGGCGCGAAAGCAAGCAAGAGTAAGTTAACAAAAAACGACCTCCAGATTATCACCGTGCAAGTAGGTTATGACTTACACTTAAATTATCTTTACAACCATATCTTTAACATGTATGATTTTACCGAAATTCATATACAATGCACAATGTTTGGCAggtgaatattccacattgataaagaatcataagcataaaatttaaataccgAAACGATGCTCataaatataatttgcataaattaatactaatcTGCCCCGTATCTTTCACTAATAGGAAATTCGAACGAGAATTgatttttcctacaaattgtACGTATTTGGCAGAAATATCAGGTGATGAACTCCGAAATTTTCTTGGTAAAGTATATTAGTCGATTGACCAGAGTCTACTCTGTCATCATATgcctaaaaaaaataaagtttaaacgtttttaacaatattatgaaatacGCTGATACATAATATAATCGATTTTGGCAGGTAAATGTCGGTATAAAAATCACATgacactttttatgcaaatttaaagaacataaactgaaagatcTATCAATACTAcgtatgtgtacaaaatttaatcaaaatatCACCCACAGCTTTTTAGAAATTAATTACAGCCAGAAATTCAGTCTGACCCCTGCCTTGACTCActtgcgcatgcgcagattaactttgtcaaagtcaacaacgaactcACCGGTATTTTAAGCAATCAAATAGGCTTGTAAGACACTCGATAGTCTAACAAAGTTGCCATACGCACAAAGTTGTATGAAAGGAGGGATGATTTTGATaattatattacaaattattctaaCTTGGCCAGTTGCGTAATAATATTCCTTCTATGTAAGCTTGTGCCTGGTATATTGTCTTCGAACTTAAAACATGCAGTAGGGCCTGTGATTCATACAGTGACTTCCAAATAACATGAAGACTCACTTTATTAATAGCAAAATCGTTGAGACATGCTCATAATGTAAAAGATCCACGGTAGATATAATGATAATATGTTCCTGCATGACGAGTGACATCACACCTTGTTATGACTTAAACCAATGATTCATTAGCTGCTGTTGGGATCACTTAAACTAATTATGACATCATCATATAGGCAATGCCTGAAAGGTGTGGCATTCTTGGATTTGCTAGCAGGTTCTTTTTAAGCCACTTCCAGCACCTGATATCACCATCAGTTCTGTTCAGGATACTCCTTTATTGTGTGACAAATAAATCTATTACTGCTTTGGTAATATTAACGTTGAATTTAAATGATTGTATGCATATTTCTctcttttattcttttattgaaGGTCACTCAAGCGTATTCTCTAAGCACCATGAATGACACATCATGTTTGATATTGAAGGGTATCGTTGACAGAATGGAAAGTATTTCCTATGACTTGTACTTTCATAGTCGAGCACATTACGTCAGTGCTGACTACTATGAAGATCTGGATAGATGTCTCGTTTACATCCTTTCTGTCTGTCAGACAGTGGCTGTTGTTAGCAGTGGGGTCATAATCGCTGCAATTGGTATTTCTGGAGAGAAAATTAGAGTCATTGCAGCAATATTCTTGGTTCTGGCTGTTCTTGCAAGCACAACTGTAACAACAGTGAAGGATGATGTCAAGTATAATCCTGCGGAAAAGAGCAAACTGCACAACACAGCTGGCTTGCAACTGAAACGATTGAGTAGAAAGGCTGACTTGTATGCACTGATGGGAAAAAACACGGGTACCCCTTGCTATGACATGGAATTCAAATATAATCATATAAGCACAAAGCATtcagaaattgaagaaaacgTTATTAGAAGTGAAAAGTGGTCATTTTGGTGTGCGTATTCCACACTTTCACCAATGTTGAAGGAATTGgcagagaaacataaaaaatacattCCAAAGGAAGGTTCGTGCGAATTTACAGACTTAGAAATATGCAGAGATATAGAATCCAGTATGTATTTTCTGGTATATTATACTTTCATAAAGATATCTGTAATTGCCGCTGTATTACAGCTCATTGTAGTTGTTGTAAAACCTTTTGTTGGATCTGAAGTGGCACTATTCAAGTACATACAGAGTTATATTGACGGTGACCAAAAAACGCCCACTGAGCCTGGTGAAACAGTAAATTGTTCAGTGACTGCTAAGGTAAGTACTCCACAGAAAGGATGGGAGCGAGTGAAACGACGCTTAGAGAGAATGCAACAACCGTCTTACACCGAGTTGATCATAGATGGAACTTTCACTGAGACTCCTAGACACAGCTGAAGAGTCCAGTGAAGCGCACGCACACGAAcacacacatcgcacacaagcTCGATCGGAGCACAGATAGGTGGCTGTTTAGTAGGCTTTAGATAGCATCAGAGACAATTCTATGCCCTCGGCAGAACTATCATCAAggtcagaaaaatcagtaatttctTGAACTTGCGAAAACTTATGTCTGTATAATAGATATCTGCTCGATTTGGTATAAAACCGGTATATTAAACTAGTTCTATGCCTTCGTCTGTATTGCCAGATCTAccaatgtgaatttatcatCCTGACAAAAGCGTGTCAATGGATCTCACTTGGATGTGACACGTAAAAAAGCACCACTCTATTACTTGTCTGTATTTTATTCCAGAACAAGGGTTAACTTATACTGGGAGGTAAACTtccaaaatttttgaagtcaatGTCAAACATATATTAGCAGTTTTTTAAATCTTGCAACAAAACAATCTATAAACAATCTTCGATACGATCCAGATGTTGGTTTGTTCTGGAGGCTGATATATTTtagaattttcacaaatttcaagCTCGTTGACCTAGAAAAAACTGACATGTTTTTATACTGATTATTAAAGCAGTGGCATAAGGGATGAGAAAAACGTCAATACTAGCCTGATCTCTTATTTTTGAATGTGTGATCATTCACACACCATTTTTATCACTCCGTCATTATTGAGTCATTATTTGGTTATTATTGTGTCAATTTTTGATTATTTGGTTTGTATATCATAACATTCTATGAAAATTAAGCTGTCCGATCGATATTATCTCATTACATAGTATTGGATGTCTTTATTTGAAACttaatatcatatcataaacATGCAATTATTTGTTTATATGATGTCGTTATTTTGTAGTAATCGTCATAATTCAGTTATTAATTATTCAGCTGTTTTAGCTCATTTTCAGTGTCGatggttttatttttaattgGTACCATCAAAGATATGCTACATTATATTATTTGGTCGTCATTTCATCTTTATTATATCAATATTTGgttttaatttgtgatttgATTACAGCGGTCATCAAAACGTTGTAATGTTACATTTCGATCTTATGTCTTTATTGTTATATGTATATTGCATGTATATTATAAGTATATTATATTAGGTATATTTAAAAGATGTTGTCattgttatttcattatttggtcaTAATCATGTGATTGTTAGATAATCTATTCAATGTGAACTAATAAATTCGTatcaagaaatcatatcgtaCAAAATGGTAACGTCTAGCAAAAACAATTCAAGATAGCTTAGCTATAAATGCTTAAAACTCAGAATACAATGACAGACATGCAGACTCTGAGACGTTTTTATCGATCTTTCCTTTTTAGTACTACAAGCCAGAGGATTTAGAATGCCATAGAGAGGATCAAATGCTCCATCAAAATATATCTACAAACTTATGTATTAGAGTACATATATAAGAACATTAATTAGCTTCAACTTTCAAATCAGATTCTTTGTATGTTAACGTAGTTCAGATAAAAAACGTATCAATTgtttttaagttgattttttgaaaTGGATTTAAGTAAAATCGACTCTCTTTTGTTATTGATCtcattttgtgttgtttgtgcTTAATGTCATGTAATAACATGAAAATATGGTTTGTGTGAAATAATATAAGggtattcataaaatattagGGTGATTGTGTTAGGCAACACTTAACATTTATGGGAATGTTGCATAATTAGGAGCGTAACTTCTGACCCCTCCACGTCACTTTTGCTCCTTGTTGCCAGTGGGTTGACAGTACCCAGCAAGTCGTTCTTCCACCCACCATCCCTTCCATTGAGCTAGCATTGTTATTGCATTGTAATTCACTTGTATGTTACTAGCAATGTCATTCGTTATCACCTTTATCGTGATTTGTTGGCTTCGCAAGAGCCTTCGCATTCAGTTGTTCCAGCATTAAACTTTCCTTGTGGTTCTTGCCTTCAAACCCGGTGTCGGTGTCATTTCTCTTTGCGCGAATAATTATCTGATTACGTCGTACAGCGTGAGGTATTTTGAATCGGGGATGCGTGGCATCCAGGACAACACCAAAGCGTACGAGGACATAAGTCTGTGTATATTTAAAAACACCCTAATTATTGTACGCTTTAAGTCaaattgtacatgaaaaatttaaaGTATAGTATTTTAAGAATGCCAAACATAAGTGCGCAGAAAGTACTACCCGTACAGTGCAGTAATCTGAGGAAATTTATTGCAACAGCAACATTTCATGGCAGTACACAGGTTTTGCACTGACCTTCGTTCAATGAGTGGCTTATTCATCGTTATAtataaagtcaaaggtcaaaagtcGTCGAATTATGACAAAACATATTGTACTCCTCATCCTCTTATACCGAAACTAATAAAAGGTAAACATTGATAGTGAGGGGTTTTAAATTTGTCGCCAAAATAAAGTGTAGTTCATGATTGGTCAGCTTGGCTTTTCTAACTATCATGCGCACCCACTCGGAATGAAATGTTTATACTATACCAAAAAACAGACACCATCAAAGTCTTTTTGCATAATCTGTGGTTTTTGTATAAATAGATGGTATGTAgtttataattattaattattttggAAACTGGACTTTGGAGTGATAGACTGATTAATTTTCCATCGGCCGCTGACGGCTATAATAGTAGGACGGACTGCATAAGTACGACCGTCTACAGTGTAGGAACCACAGCTGTTCGGAGTTGCCAGTGTGGTATAAGCAAAAGAGATCGCCATTGTGGTATGTACAAAAAAAGTAAGCTTGTACGCTTCTCTATATTGCACATCCTGTGCACTTGTGGTCGATACAGTCACTCAATTTGCGTGGTCCATACCCATGTGTGTGCACAGGAGGGTATTTTTCACCATTATAGGCCGTTGACACAATGTTATGATTTTAACACTTATTCATGTACACCTTCTTGCAGTTTCCCGAGGACACAATGTCCCCGAAGAAACTCAATGGATTGCTGGGAAAGAATCATGCAATCTGCAGGGAAAGGTGGAGTTTTATgcgattaaggtagtatgcgcctcgaaagtgaaagtcttaaacttttgcgcAAACTAatctcaagcaaactttcaaccatactttcaccaaatcaagaataaaagtcaggtgTCACCGTGCGAATTtttgtattagagaaacaaagttCCTGACATTAACAATacatgaaatcaaaatgaccgccatccttgtgttaagtctaaaaggtaaaataaaattttccattttcaaaaagctACGACGATGAACATCTTCTTATGTCAAGAATGTAAAATGAGGCCGCAACAATTGACAGATAAGAAAAGAATCGTAAAAGTTTGgaagtcctaatatctgtccccgaggcgcatcctACTTTAAGCACAAtacacttttttctgaaaaactcATCTGAAAATGTCTCACACTGTTGCATTATGATTCCACGGCTCGGCAAGGAAAACTTTCGAAGGGAGTTGGAAACTGGTAGTCTGGTGCTGAAACCCTGATTTTTGGCCGAATCCTAAAAGTTTGGCCAAACaatgcttatttatttatttatttatttatttatttatttatttatttatttatttacacttttattttcacttttatcAAGCGGCCGAGTTAGTGtatagtaattttcatcgggctCATTCCGAAAAATATTTAATAACTACATATTACAGAAATACATACAAGAAGAGAGGAACTACAGGGTAATATTCCTTCTGGTATAGTCTTTCAAGTTACATTTGAAGGTACTTTTTTAAATACCTGTAGGTAAAGCATTCGACACTTTAGACCCACGGAAATGAAACCTACCAGTTTTTAAAATACACCTTGGTACATAACAGTCCTGGCGATACGCACACCGTGTATAATGGTCGTGCAAATTGCAGTTGAGAGTAAATAAAAGCTGGATAAATACTGTGGACAATTCCATTCATACTTGTCAATGTCATTGAGTACATTTCAAGGGGCATTGCACAAATCGTCAAGAAACTTTTCTTCACTGAAGTATTTGAAAGACAGATATTTGGTACTTcttggtggtttctgtatcAACTACGAGTTCACAGCACGATAGAAGATCACCGGTCGTGTATGATAGTGAACTGGTGTAAATTCACGGCCCATATGGAAATGTATccttttgcccccccccctccccggaGTGTTCCGCCTCTTTTAGCATTGACCACGCCTACCCTCAAATAGGAAATCGGAAAACGGGACATTGGAAATAAGGTTGCAGTCTCCAATTCCCGCCTTCAGTTTTGAAAGATAACCACAACACTGCACACAGTTAtctaaaataaatgaaaatgggtGCGATTCTAAGATAACCAATATTTACGATAATGTTTGGAAATGAAACATTGATTCACTGCAAAGTACCATAATCCGTGGTACGTTGTGGCCAgtcaatatttcaatttattcattcaaataGAAAGAGAAATTAGGCTAATAATCAAATTTTTAACGTTTTGGCTGTGTTAATAGAAAATGATTTTTAGCCCTTTACGAAATGACGAGGTTTCCCAAGGTAGTCAAATTATGAGATATGGTAAAAAAATCCTAGTGAGGGTGGCACTTTGTGGCCAATGAGAATTTTGTTTGGAAAACTTCATTGAATATATAAAAATCCTATCTATTTCAAAGTTCTGTTTAAATTAGCAAATATTCATTTTCCTTTATTAACTCTCCAAAGGTCTTTTGTCAAATTGCATTTCAACTTATCGGTGTCCACGTGACCGTTTGCCATGTTGAAaagcaaaatgcaaatttgattCAAAATCCCATAATTTCTATTTTGAATTTAGGCGTGGTTGATAGAGAttttccccctcatgtaaataATGGACACTTTTataaacagccaatcagattgaacAAAAACGTGACAAGTAGGCGATTGACGTATGACTTGATTGAACACAATAATCATTCTTTAACAACATTTTTCCAACGATGAACTTCATTGCATTGATGTCAAATACGTCAAACATGTTTTTCCCTTCAACCAAATAGTAGACAGCAACATGATGAAAGTCATTAGAAGTTTTGTCGAATTTCACAGCATACTTACGGAGATACACCGGACCATTCACAAAAAGTTTGTTGCGTACTTCGTGTGTTAAAAGAGTTTTGCTACTTTCCTTTCAGTGGCCAGAACTCAGTGGCCAGAACGGCCTGTTGACACTGCCTTGTAAGAGCCTGGATAAGAATCTACGACTGATCTTTTGAAACATGCCATGAATTGTGTAAAGATCGCATAAAACTAGGCATTTGACTGTCTACTATTACCATTTTTACGCAGAAAGACAtaatttttaacttttcaaGTTTAATTCGTTTATGCACTGCGACATGTGCAAAGCAGGTTAGAAGGACACCACTAAAGAACACTGGCGGGagagaaaatattgaatttttcttCATTCCGTTCAACGTCCTGTGTAAATATGTCCAGTGGAAATGATGGCGTCTGAAATTGAATCTGTCTGATTCTGGGTGAACATGATAGGTTTGTCGGAATTCTAAATTGTTACTGTATCATGCATTTAAATGTCGGTGAAATGGCGGCCTTATCCTAACCCCAAAGTTAACGTATCATCAAGACATTGAATACTATCATGACGTTTATTGTTTTCCCAACAGACTCTTTAGACAAATTGGAGATGCGAATCAAACTATGGTTCGATGTTAATTGTGGCAGAAATCAGCATGTTGTAGTTGACGATACCCTCTCTCAGTGTttggaatgaaaatttacgTATGGAGGACAATGTAGTAAGTGTCTTTGTCACGCGTGATTTATTCAAACATTAAATGGGCTTTCTCCGATTGGTTCATATTCGGTGAATGCAGAAATATTCCAGTGTTTATTCAAGACTTGTTTCTTTACCTAAGATATATAAAGAATGAGTTAAGAAACTAGGCGCAGCACCTATTTTGCTTTCAAATGGGAGCCCATCGTTTTTAAAGATGGTCCTTGCAAAAGTGTTTTCATTGGAACGGCGCCATCTCACGAGTTGtgaaatagaaatattgaaagttGCTCTTCACATTAGCCGACCTTCCTGAGTACATTgctataatagtaatttgtccTGTACCGTATCGGTGTCATTCGCTGAGGTTGACAGAATTCAAACTGAAGAACATTGAGTTCGTAGGCCAGCGCTCCCACCACAAAGGCCAAATAGAGCGCCATCAACGTCAGTCCTGTTTTCTTGTCTA is a window encoding:
- the LOC139140526 gene encoding uncharacterized protein, translating into MNDTSCLILKGIVDRMESISYDLYFHSRAHYVSADYYEDLDRCLVYILSVCQTVAVVSSGVIIAAIGISGEKIRVIAAIFLVLAVLASTTVTTVKDDVKYNPAEKSKLHNTAGLQLKRLSRKADLYALMGKNTGTPCYDMEFKYNHISTKHSEIEENVIRSEKWSFWCAYSTLSPMLKELAEKHKKYIPKEGSCEFTDLEICRDIESSMYFLVYYTFIKISVIAAVLQLIVVVVKPFVGSEVALFKYIQSYIDGDQKTPTEPGETVNCSVTAKVSTPQKGWERVKRRLERMQQPSYTELIIDGTFTETPRHS